The Fimbriimonas ginsengisoli Gsoil 348 genome window below encodes:
- a CDS encoding SCO family protein — protein MKPNAMNPKTTKAALLALCLGLAAFAPAQDGDRKNESPLARTMGITQRLGQPVPKDVEFKDEDGKTIRFGDLMGKRPMIILPIFFQCRTGCPLITDATMKTLAKANKVDNELVPGRDVEMVLLSIDPLETPELARAKKQLVLNAMEPPNAPEGWRENASKGWHLLTGDLESIHKVTDAIGFKYKFDPVKHLINHPTCTVMLTPSGRVSSYTIGNDFPTRVIQQNFAVAKKEEIGDKADQSMMFGCIMLDPVTGKYRIVVENVMRVAGVLTIVVVGLWIFLMSRNSKREERLRGLDPRALKRG, from the coding sequence ATGAAACCGAACGCAATGAACCCGAAGACGACGAAGGCAGCTCTGCTCGCCCTCTGTCTGGGGCTTGCCGCGTTCGCGCCGGCCCAAGACGGAGACCGGAAGAACGAGTCTCCGCTTGCCCGAACGATGGGCATCACCCAGCGGCTCGGCCAACCGGTGCCCAAGGACGTCGAGTTCAAGGACGAGGACGGCAAGACGATCCGCTTCGGCGATCTGATGGGCAAGCGCCCGATGATCATCCTCCCGATCTTTTTCCAGTGCCGAACCGGTTGTCCGCTGATCACGGACGCCACCATGAAAACGTTGGCGAAGGCCAACAAAGTCGACAACGAGCTCGTACCGGGGCGCGACGTCGAGATGGTGCTCCTCAGCATCGACCCCCTCGAAACGCCGGAGCTCGCCCGCGCCAAGAAGCAGCTCGTTCTTAACGCTATGGAGCCGCCAAACGCGCCCGAAGGATGGCGCGAGAACGCATCCAAGGGATGGCACCTCCTGACGGGCGACCTAGAGTCGATCCATAAGGTCACCGACGCCATCGGATTCAAATACAAGTTCGATCCGGTCAAGCACCTGATCAACCACCCGACGTGCACCGTGATGCTGACGCCCAGCGGGCGGGTCAGCAGCTACACGATCGGCAACGATTTTCCGACTCGCGTGATTCAGCAGAATTTCGCGGTCGCAAAGAAAGAAGAGATTGGCGATAAAGCCGATCAATCGATGATGTTCGGCTGCATCATGCTCGACCCCGTGACCGGTAAGTACCGGATCGTGGTCGAGAATGTCATGCGAGTTGCCGGTGTCCTCACGATCGTCGTGGTAGGGCTCTGGATTTTTCTAATGAGTCGAAACAGCAAGCGCGAGGAGCGGCTGCGGGGCCTCGATCCCCGTGCGCTGAAGCGTGGCTAA
- a CDS encoding AfsR/SARP family transcriptional regulator — translation MRSIWRVEMLGTLQAQSEEQTITRFRTRRVGLLLAFLAYYEDRSHSRDELAEMLWPESEPDPARRNLRQALSSLRRHLEPPSVPAGAVLVAKQGRVSLNPGRVTTDVSDFKSLVRSASAETSGVKRLEKLKQAVALYRGDFLPGYYEEWVQGERLHLEDLLVSALQNLIRACEAEGEIDEAIRYVRIALAKDHLKEDLHATLMRLYLASERPASALQHFQEWTDQLARELSDEPSAELKALADRAIRQGSATIESAPGRAENEVVSAPPSPARQPSGPIVRLPVQLTRFFGRSHERDRAIQDLAESRIRLVTLWGPAGTGKTRLSIEVGRQLSEARDWNVWFASLADISAGSMVLDAVLTAMRLRNEAGNSPIDLLRANLSGPKNLVILDNLEHVLEEAMPVVELLLHEIPNLSILATSRQSLKLAGEQEIDLAALPVPPKEELPLSALTEVPSVQLFVSRAQSILPDFQLTPNNALPIAEICRRLDGLPLALEIAAGLSNAFTPSQLLQNLENRLELLRSRRRDLSIRHRSLRAAIDYSYDLLAPELQRFFLSLSVFRGGFTIEAADKICLPSSQRQNCLRMVLDLQERSLLRSEESGEGAPARFRLLESFREYGAELLDAEEELALRSRHAAYFLAQGKGSGDQENQLAALRFYFEQGQYHECVVLLEGLHGFSLLGQETIQALVRLPDFDRLDPLDRIMLLRLLANAHLYPSEFEESYRVSQRALEIAVQAEREDQIAICHRGIAVAAGYLGRRDEAIAHTERFLCYAERVGDLRMIEHGYNAIGSELWAKGDFAAALKAFDGAQAAASQLYGSEPPWPTLYNVARVYLDSGRYDDGMQIASEGLRIAQKQGDEFGISMCLSLVGRYHRLRGSLVAALATSHEVLVRRRRVGFLFWALTGLLDHASILIAMDRHRDAATLLAASRGVTKQQRFPDDRQYAEGLAAAKAGLSERVFEQAWAEGLAMNMEEAFRFALQQS, via the coding sequence ATGAGGTCGATATGGCGAGTAGAAATGCTGGGAACCTTGCAAGCTCAATCGGAGGAGCAAACGATCACCCGCTTTCGCACTCGACGAGTGGGCCTGCTCCTCGCCTTTCTTGCTTACTACGAAGACCGCAGTCATTCGCGAGACGAGCTGGCGGAAATGCTCTGGCCCGAAAGCGAGCCTGACCCCGCCCGCCGAAACCTGCGCCAAGCCCTCTCGTCTCTCCGGCGTCACCTCGAACCTCCCTCCGTTCCCGCCGGCGCGGTGCTGGTGGCCAAGCAGGGACGAGTCTCCCTCAACCCTGGACGCGTCACCACGGACGTATCGGATTTCAAGTCCCTCGTCCGTAGCGCTTCCGCCGAGACCTCAGGCGTCAAGCGACTCGAAAAGCTGAAGCAAGCCGTCGCACTTTATCGAGGCGACTTCCTTCCCGGCTATTACGAAGAATGGGTCCAGGGCGAGCGTCTTCACCTCGAGGACCTGCTTGTATCCGCCCTGCAGAACCTGATCCGGGCGTGCGAGGCGGAAGGCGAGATCGACGAGGCGATTCGGTATGTTCGGATCGCCCTTGCGAAAGACCACCTTAAAGAGGATCTCCACGCCACCCTGATGCGCCTCTATCTCGCCTCCGAAAGGCCGGCCAGCGCCCTTCAGCACTTCCAAGAATGGACCGACCAACTCGCGAGAGAGCTGAGCGACGAGCCCAGCGCCGAGCTGAAGGCGTTGGCCGACCGGGCGATTCGACAGGGATCGGCAACCATCGAGTCCGCTCCCGGTCGCGCGGAGAACGAGGTTGTATCGGCGCCGCCGTCCCCTGCGCGACAACCCTCAGGCCCCATCGTCCGGCTGCCCGTTCAACTCACCCGGTTCTTCGGCCGCTCGCACGAACGCGACCGCGCCATCCAAGATTTAGCCGAGAGCCGAATACGGCTGGTTACGTTGTGGGGACCGGCCGGAACCGGAAAGACTCGCCTCTCGATCGAGGTCGGCCGTCAGTTATCCGAAGCTCGCGACTGGAACGTCTGGTTCGCCTCGCTCGCCGATATCTCGGCCGGTTCGATGGTGCTCGACGCGGTGCTCACGGCGATGAGGCTTCGCAACGAGGCGGGAAACAGCCCCATCGATCTGTTGCGGGCCAACCTCTCCGGCCCGAAAAACCTTGTCATCCTCGACAACCTGGAGCACGTCTTGGAGGAGGCGATGCCGGTGGTGGAGCTCCTGCTGCACGAGATTCCCAATCTGTCGATCCTTGCCACCTCCCGTCAAAGCCTGAAGCTCGCCGGTGAGCAAGAAATCGATCTCGCCGCGCTTCCAGTGCCGCCGAAGGAGGAGCTCCCCCTCTCGGCCCTGACCGAAGTGCCCAGCGTGCAGCTCTTCGTAAGCCGGGCTCAGTCGATCTTGCCCGATTTCCAGCTCACGCCAAACAATGCTCTTCCTATCGCCGAGATCTGTCGCAGGCTCGACGGGCTCCCCCTCGCGCTTGAAATCGCGGCGGGCCTGTCGAATGCCTTCACCCCGTCTCAGCTCCTCCAAAACTTGGAAAACCGGCTCGAGCTGTTGCGGAGCCGCCGCCGGGATCTCAGCATCCGGCACCGAAGCCTCCGCGCGGCGATCGACTACAGCTACGATCTGTTAGCGCCGGAGCTTCAGCGGTTCTTCCTGAGCCTCTCGGTTTTTCGTGGCGGCTTTACAATCGAGGCGGCCGACAAAATCTGCCTCCCATCTTCTCAAAGACAGAATTGCCTTCGAATGGTTCTCGACTTGCAGGAGCGCTCTTTGCTCCGCTCAGAGGAGAGTGGCGAGGGCGCACCCGCCCGCTTTCGCCTTCTGGAATCGTTTCGTGAATACGGCGCCGAACTTCTCGACGCGGAAGAGGAACTCGCCCTGCGCAGTCGCCATGCGGCGTACTTCTTGGCTCAGGGAAAGGGGAGCGGGGACCAGGAAAACCAACTGGCCGCGCTCCGCTTCTACTTCGAACAGGGCCAATACCATGAATGCGTCGTTCTACTCGAGGGCCTTCACGGCTTCTCCTTGCTCGGCCAAGAAACGATCCAGGCCCTCGTTCGATTGCCCGATTTCGATCGGCTCGATCCATTAGACCGGATCATGCTTCTAAGGCTCTTGGCGAACGCCCACCTCTACCCGTCTGAGTTTGAGGAGTCTTACCGAGTATCGCAACGAGCCCTGGAGATCGCCGTCCAAGCCGAACGAGAAGATCAAATCGCGATCTGCCACCGCGGGATCGCAGTGGCCGCCGGATATCTGGGACGGCGCGACGAGGCGATCGCTCACACCGAGCGGTTCCTCTGCTACGCCGAACGGGTGGGGGACCTAAGGATGATCGAACATGGCTACAACGCGATCGGGTCGGAACTCTGGGCAAAGGGCGACTTTGCCGCGGCGTTGAAGGCGTTCGACGGAGCCCAGGCCGCCGCCTCCCAGCTATACGGCAGCGAGCCGCCATGGCCAACGCTCTACAACGTCGCCCGCGTCTACCTCGATTCCGGCCGATACGACGACGGGATGCAGATTGCGAGCGAGGGGCTCCGTATCGCGCAAAAACAAGGAGACGAGTTCGGCATATCGATGTGTCTTTCGCTGGTCGGCCGTTATCATCGCCTCCGTGGAAGCCTCGTGGCGGCGTTGGCGACCAGTCACGAAGTGCTCGTAAGACGTCGGCGGGTCGGCTTCCTCTTTTGGGCGCTGACCGGCCTCCTGGATCACGCGTCGATCCTGATCGCGATGGACCGCCACCGCGACGCGGCGACTCTCCTGGCCGCGTCGCGAGGGGTCACGAAGCAGCAGCGTTTCCCGGACGACCGCCAATACGCGGAAGGACTCGCCGCGGCTAAAGCCGGGCTGTCGGAGCGAGTTTTCGAACAGGCGTGGGCGGAAGGCTTGGCGATGAACATGGAGGAAGCTTTTCGATTTGCCCTCCAACAGTCGTGA
- a CDS encoding DUF3341 domain-containing protein: MSHGHDPVVPQPFGLVAEFDSAEALLAAAEKTKEAGYRKTDAYSPFPIHGLSEAIGFHDVRLPWIIFMGGLIGCTFGYTLQWYTAVIDLPMNVGGKPLNSIPAFFPVTYESTILFSALTAVFAMMALNRLPKPYHSIFNTPGFERATQDRFFLAIESRDKQYDAEGTRQFLQGLNPLTLNEVME, from the coding sequence ATGTCGCACGGACACGATCCCGTGGTCCCGCAGCCGTTTGGCTTGGTGGCCGAATTCGACTCCGCCGAGGCGTTGTTGGCGGCGGCGGAGAAGACGAAAGAAGCCGGATACCGGAAAACGGACGCTTACAGTCCGTTCCCGATCCACGGGCTGTCGGAGGCGATCGGGTTCCACGACGTCCGCCTCCCATGGATCATCTTCATGGGCGGACTCATTGGATGTACCTTCGGCTACACCCTCCAGTGGTACACGGCGGTCATCGACCTACCGATGAACGTCGGCGGCAAGCCGTTGAACTCGATCCCGGCGTTCTTCCCGGTCACCTACGAAAGCACGATCCTGTTCTCGGCCCTCACGGCAGTCTTCGCCATGATGGCGCTCAACCGGCTGCCGAAGCCGTACCACTCGATTTTCAACACCCCCGGTTTCGAGCGGGCGACCCAAGATCGATTCTTCCTAGCGATCGAATCGCGGGATAAGCAGTACGACGCCGAGGGAACCCGCCAATTTCTCCAGGGCCTTAACCCGCTCACGTTGAACGAGGTTATGGAATGA
- a CDS encoding c-type cytochrome, which translates to MKDPRMAKTTSHISRALALGSLAIFVAGCNTDMWRQPRHEPLDASEFFADGAANRPLVPGSIPRGHLREDAPFFTGIQDGHWVDKLPMPVTADLIKRGQDRFRIYCTPCHGQLGDGNGMISKRGFALRRPPGNYHTDRLRKMPVGHFYDVITNGYGAMYSYASRIEPQDRWAVVAYIRALQLSQNATPADADPVELEKSTHPAPAEAASGEGAKSEG; encoded by the coding sequence ATGAAGGACCCACGAATGGCCAAGACCACAAGCCACATCTCCCGCGCATTGGCCCTCGGCTCGCTGGCGATCTTCGTCGCCGGTTGCAACACCGACATGTGGCGACAGCCTCGGCATGAGCCGCTGGATGCGAGCGAATTCTTCGCCGACGGCGCCGCAAACCGTCCGTTGGTACCGGGCTCGATCCCTCGCGGCCACCTCCGAGAGGACGCCCCGTTCTTCACGGGCATTCAAGACGGTCACTGGGTCGACAAGCTTCCGATGCCGGTAACCGCCGATTTGATCAAGCGGGGCCAGGATCGATTCCGGATCTACTGCACGCCGTGCCACGGACAGCTTGGCGACGGAAACGGCATGATTTCGAAGCGCGGGTTCGCCCTCCGGCGCCCGCCCGGCAACTACCACACGGATCGCCTGCGCAAGATGCCGGTGGGGCACTTCTACGATGTGATCACGAACGGCTACGGCGCGATGTACAGCTATGCATCGCGTATCGAGCCGCAGGACCGCTGGGCCGTCGTCGCGTACATCCGCGCGCTGCAGCTTAGCCAAAACGCTACTCCGGCCGACGCCGACCCGGTCGAGCTCGAGAAGAGCACCCATCCCGCTCCCGCCGAAGCCGCTTCGGGCGAAGGAGCGAAGTCCGAGGGCTAA
- the coxB gene encoding cytochrome c oxidase subunit II, which produces MFNFPLAPPSASNFAGEHDLVFYALCLLSLFFLVIVTVGIIAFSIRYRAGNKVDRSRPMYENLKIELTLTFVPLILGIGMFWLGARVFVEMRTPPKDAQEIFVVGKQWMWHIQHGNGVRENNTLHVPVGKPVKLTMISQDVIHGLYIPAFRVQMHVVPGRYTSLWFTATKAGEYHLFCSMYCGTQHSEMGGKVVAMEAGEYAKWLANGGMSVAPMSMEQAGQKIYNKVGCNNCHGETSTPRAPTLMGIYNTKRTFTDGSSLVANEEYLRESILRPYNHLTQGYDETMPAYDGQLTEGDVLNLIAYIKAMGTTAGSTTPTSIVNRRTAPTNATGQDVPDTLSVGAMQYNQEDPNATPTVRNNTPAVGAIAAEKGKNP; this is translated from the coding sequence ATGTTCAACTTTCCCCTGGCGCCTCCATCCGCATCGAACTTCGCTGGCGAGCATGACCTCGTGTTCTATGCGCTTTGTTTGCTGTCGCTCTTCTTCCTCGTCATCGTGACGGTCGGCATTATCGCGTTCTCCATCCGGTACCGGGCAGGGAACAAGGTGGACCGCTCCCGCCCCATGTACGAGAACCTGAAGATCGAGCTCACGCTAACCTTCGTCCCGCTGATCCTCGGCATCGGGATGTTTTGGCTCGGCGCCCGCGTATTCGTCGAAATGCGCACGCCCCCCAAAGACGCGCAAGAAATTTTCGTCGTGGGCAAACAATGGATGTGGCACATCCAGCACGGTAACGGAGTTAGGGAGAACAACACGCTCCACGTTCCGGTCGGCAAGCCGGTCAAGCTGACCATGATCTCTCAGGACGTCATCCATGGCTTGTACATCCCAGCGTTCCGGGTGCAGATGCACGTGGTGCCTGGACGCTACACCAGCCTCTGGTTCACCGCCACCAAGGCGGGCGAATACCACCTCTTCTGCTCCATGTACTGCGGAACGCAGCACTCGGAAATGGGAGGCAAGGTCGTCGCTATGGAGGCGGGTGAGTACGCGAAGTGGCTGGCCAACGGAGGAATGTCCGTCGCCCCGATGTCGATGGAGCAAGCCGGACAGAAAATCTACAACAAGGTCGGCTGCAACAATTGCCATGGTGAAACCAGCACCCCGCGCGCTCCGACCCTGATGGGGATCTACAACACGAAGCGAACGTTCACCGACGGTTCGTCGCTGGTGGCGAACGAGGAGTATCTGCGCGAGTCGATCCTCCGCCCGTACAACCACCTGACCCAAGGGTACGACGAGACGATGCCCGCCTACGACGGCCAGTTGACCGAAGGAGACGTCCTTAACCTGATCGCCTACATCAAGGCGATGGGGACGACCGCCGGCTCGACCACCCCGACGAGCATCGTCAATCGGAGAACCGCGCCGACCAACGCCACTGGCCAAGATGTGCCCGACACGCTTTCGGTCGGTGCGATGCAGTACAACCAAGAAGACCCCAACGCTACGCCGACCGTGCGTAACAACACCCCCGCGGTGGGTGCGATCGCCGCTGAGAAAGGAAAGAATCCATGA
- a CDS encoding phosphoribosylglycinamide formyltransferase has translation MKAGIGILVGPRGRGSNMAALARACAEGRLDADVKRVVAASAEAPALGVAREMGLPTAVVAPGEHYTEELLGAFAGCDVLCLAGFLRLIPDAVLHSFPKGVLNIHPSLLPKFGGKGMYGLRVHKAVLEAGELESGCTVHLVTSEYDEGPVVLQKRCPVEPGDTPETLAARVLKLEHQAFPEAVAMVLRGR, from the coding sequence GTGAAGGCGGGAATCGGAATTTTGGTGGGGCCTCGGGGACGGGGGAGCAATATGGCGGCGCTGGCCCGAGCCTGCGCCGAGGGCCGGCTCGACGCGGACGTTAAGCGGGTCGTCGCGGCAAGTGCGGAGGCGCCGGCGCTGGGGGTGGCCCGAGAGATGGGCTTACCGACGGCGGTCGTCGCGCCGGGAGAGCACTACACGGAGGAGTTGCTGGGCGCATTCGCCGGCTGCGACGTACTCTGCCTCGCGGGGTTTCTCCGCCTAATTCCGGATGCTGTTCTCCACTCTTTCCCAAAAGGGGTCCTCAACATCCACCCCAGCCTCCTTCCCAAGTTCGGCGGCAAAGGGATGTATGGCCTGCGAGTCCACAAGGCGGTTCTCGAGGCGGGGGAGTTGGAGAGCGGATGCACGGTGCATTTGGTGACGAGCGAGTACGATGAGGGGCCGGTCGTGCTTCAGAAGCGATGCCCGGTCGAGCCGGGAGATACGCCGGAAACCCTTGCCGCCCGCGTGCTCAAGTTGGAGCACCAGGCGTTTCCCGAGGCGGTAGCCATGGTGTTACGTGGCCGATGA
- a CDS encoding cytochrome c oxidase subunit I — MSATVIRPDDHFEEVHEPVNYANNGHTIKSWLLTHDHKRIAILYLVSTAFFFLLGGIAAGLIRYELTSPAGVILESETYNKVFSSHGILMIFTFLVPAIPAIFGNFVLPLMIGARDVAFPKLNLLSWYLYMAGGGCILWGILGGGVDTGWTFYTPLSSTYSNGQVTITIIGIFIGGFSSITTGVNFITTIHKMRAPGMTWFRLPLFVWSMYATSIIFVLGTPVIAITLLLVVFERAFHLPIFAPELGGDPVLFQHLFWFYSHPAVYIMILPGFGVISELIANFSRKRVFGYHFVAFSSLAIAGLGFLVWGHHMFISSQSMYEGIVFSLISFLVAVPSAIKIFNWTLTLYKGSVRLQAPMLYALGFMGLFTVGGLTGLFLASMGTDVHLTNTYFIVAHFHYVMVGGQMMAYLGALHYWWPKMTGRMYNDGMAKFAALIVFIGFNLTFFPQFIVGWLGMPRRYHYYYFAPEYQAYHIMSSLGASILALGFILPAFYLTASLINGKKASANPWGAHGLEWETASPPPTSNFIETPIVTDEVYDFDPASEFEQEAGSHRILHGDEPGLQTKDGDRLPQDRSSKGDE; from the coding sequence ATGAGCGCCACTGTCATCCGTCCTGACGACCACTTTGAGGAGGTGCACGAACCGGTCAATTACGCCAACAACGGGCACACCATCAAATCGTGGTTGTTGACCCACGACCATAAGCGGATCGCGATCCTCTATCTCGTATCCACGGCGTTCTTCTTCTTGCTGGGCGGCATCGCGGCGGGCCTGATCCGCTACGAGCTGACGAGCCCTGCCGGCGTCATCCTGGAGTCCGAGACCTACAACAAGGTCTTCTCCTCGCACGGCATTCTGATGATCTTCACGTTCCTGGTGCCGGCGATTCCGGCGATCTTCGGGAACTTCGTCTTGCCATTGATGATAGGCGCGCGTGACGTCGCCTTTCCCAAGCTCAACCTTCTGAGCTGGTACCTCTACATGGCGGGCGGCGGCTGCATCCTCTGGGGAATCCTAGGCGGCGGCGTCGACACTGGTTGGACCTTCTATACGCCGCTTTCGAGTACCTACTCGAATGGCCAAGTGACGATTACCATCATCGGAATCTTCATCGGAGGCTTCTCGTCGATCACCACCGGCGTCAACTTCATCACCACCATCCACAAGATGCGGGCGCCCGGTATGACCTGGTTCCGGTTGCCGCTCTTTGTTTGGTCGATGTACGCCACGAGCATCATTTTCGTGCTCGGCACGCCGGTCATCGCGATCACGCTTCTCCTCGTCGTATTCGAGCGCGCTTTCCACCTGCCGATCTTCGCTCCGGAGCTTGGCGGCGACCCGGTTCTATTCCAGCACCTGTTCTGGTTTTATAGCCACCCGGCCGTCTACATTATGATTCTGCCGGGCTTCGGAGTCATCTCGGAGCTCATCGCGAACTTTAGCCGTAAGCGGGTCTTCGGTTACCACTTCGTCGCGTTCTCCTCGCTCGCCATCGCCGGCTTGGGATTCCTCGTGTGGGGCCACCACATGTTCATCTCCAGCCAGTCGATGTATGAAGGGATCGTCTTCTCGCTCATCAGCTTCTTGGTCGCGGTTCCGTCCGCCATCAAGATCTTCAACTGGACTCTAACGCTCTACAAAGGCAGCGTCCGCCTGCAAGCGCCGATGCTGTACGCACTCGGCTTTATGGGACTGTTCACAGTGGGCGGTCTCACCGGTCTCTTCCTCGCCTCGATGGGGACCGACGTTCACCTGACGAACACCTACTTCATCGTCGCCCACTTCCACTACGTGATGGTCGGCGGGCAGATGATGGCCTACCTTGGCGCCCTCCACTACTGGTGGCCCAAGATGACCGGGCGAATGTACAACGACGGCATGGCGAAGTTCGCCGCGCTTATCGTGTTCATCGGATTCAACCTCACGTTCTTCCCGCAGTTCATCGTGGGTTGGCTCGGTATGCCGCGCCGGTACCACTACTACTATTTCGCGCCGGAGTATCAGGCGTATCACATCATGTCGTCGCTGGGCGCGTCGATCTTGGCGCTCGGCTTCATTCTGCCGGCGTTCTATCTCACCGCCTCCCTGATCAACGGCAAGAAGGCGAGTGCGAACCCGTGGGGCGCCCACGGTCTCGAGTGGGAGACGGCGTCGCCGCCTCCGACGAGCAACTTCATCGAGACGCCGATCGTCACCGACGAGGTTTACGACTTCGACCCGGCAAGCGAGTTCGAGCAGGAAGCTGGTAGCCACCGCATCCTGCACGGCGACGAGCCCGGTCTTCAGACGAAGGACGGCGACCGACTGCCGCAGGATCGATCGTCAAAGGGAGATGAGTAA
- a CDS encoding cytochrome C oxidase subunit IV family protein, with amino-acid sequence MAKSPLQHAHHVVPTSTYVMTFLALAALMLLTIFASYWTLPGGVLSNNILAMVIASAKAFLVIWIFMGIKWATKLARLWAVAGFIVFPLMFIMFQDFFARHNEIVPSWGGQRESALPRVMDPVGNSAPAKGASAGLRPRG; translated from the coding sequence ATGGCGAAATCACCCCTTCAACACGCTCATCACGTCGTTCCGACGTCGACTTACGTCATGACCTTCCTGGCGTTGGCGGCGCTGATGCTTCTAACGATCTTCGCCTCGTACTGGACGCTGCCTGGGGGCGTGCTGTCGAACAACATCCTGGCCATGGTCATCGCCTCGGCGAAGGCGTTCCTCGTCATCTGGATATTCATGGGGATCAAATGGGCGACTAAGCTGGCTCGGCTCTGGGCGGTTGCCGGCTTCATCGTCTTCCCGCTGATGTTCATCATGTTCCAGGACTTCTTCGCCCGTCACAACGAGATCGTTCCGAGCTGGGGCGGCCAGCGAGAGTCGGCCCTCCCACGCGTCATGGACCCGGTTGGAAACAGCGCTCCTGCCAAAGGCGCCAGCGCCGGCCTCCGCCCTCGAGGCTAA
- a CDS encoding lysophospholipid acyltransferase family protein produces MADELVVGPFPAGFRKFWLPLGRMVAGALLVLLGPVKVRGAYRVPKEGGVLILANHIADMDPILVQYACGRPVHFMAKSELFDLPVIGRLMRFFGAFAVKRGEPDRKALKFSADLLKTGEAVGIFPEGQISEDGELQELKPGVALIARMAGTPVICVGISGSQRMMPYGKTIPRPAFRTVTLVWGEPRTFGKETSAEEFLAWVQGQFLTLVED; encoded by the coding sequence GTGGCCGATGAGCTGGTCGTCGGTCCGTTTCCCGCCGGATTCCGCAAGTTTTGGCTTCCCCTTGGCCGAATGGTCGCCGGAGCGCTACTCGTGCTCTTGGGTCCCGTAAAGGTGCGCGGAGCGTACCGAGTGCCGAAGGAGGGAGGAGTGCTCATCTTGGCGAATCACATCGCGGATATGGACCCGATCCTCGTGCAATACGCGTGCGGCCGTCCGGTTCATTTCATGGCGAAGAGCGAGTTGTTCGATCTGCCGGTGATCGGCCGGCTGATGCGCTTTTTTGGGGCGTTCGCCGTAAAACGAGGAGAGCCCGACCGCAAGGCGCTCAAGTTTTCGGCCGACCTTCTGAAGACGGGGGAGGCGGTCGGGATCTTTCCCGAGGGTCAGATCAGCGAGGACGGCGAGCTCCAAGAGCTGAAACCGGGTGTTGCGCTGATCGCCCGCATGGCGGGAACGCCGGTGATCTGCGTGGGTATCAGCGGTTCGCAACGGATGATGCCGTACGGGAAGACGATTCCGCGGCCGGCCTTCCGGACGGTAACCCTGGTCTGGGGCGAGCCCCGGACCTTTGGAAAGGAAACTTCGGCGGAGGAGTTCCTTGCCTGGGTTCAGGGGCAGTTCCTGACTCTGGTCGAAGACTAA
- a CDS encoding cytochrome c oxidase subunit 3, whose translation MAAIPDHTLVHDHGHDPALGHQFENMEQQTESYLVGMWTFLAQEVMFFGALFVTFTLYRWNYQVDFWKAHEHLNVVMGGVNTFVLLVSSFFMVLAVQGAQLKKRGQVLTCLTLVQACAFTFLTIKYFEYSSKFADHLYPGVGFTTNPEHVHGANLNHAQIFYGLYFGMTGLHAVHIIVGIIVIAVVMYLWYKRAASVTQDFVYTEMVGLYWHFVDLVWIFLFPLFYLQAPPIPGLK comes from the coding sequence ATGGCCGCGATTCCCGATCACACCCTGGTTCACGACCACGGCCATGATCCCGCGCTGGGGCACCAGTTCGAGAACATGGAGCAGCAGACCGAGAGCTACTTGGTCGGCATGTGGACGTTCCTCGCCCAGGAGGTCATGTTCTTCGGCGCGCTGTTCGTGACTTTCACGCTCTATCGGTGGAACTATCAGGTTGACTTCTGGAAGGCCCACGAGCACCTGAACGTAGTCATGGGCGGCGTTAACACCTTCGTGCTGCTGGTGAGCTCGTTCTTCATGGTATTAGCGGTGCAAGGTGCGCAGCTCAAGAAGAGAGGTCAAGTGCTTACGTGCCTAACCCTCGTTCAAGCGTGCGCGTTCACGTTCCTTACGATCAAGTACTTCGAATACTCGTCTAAGTTTGCGGACCACCTCTACCCCGGGGTCGGGTTCACCACGAATCCTGAGCATGTGCACGGCGCCAACCTAAACCACGCCCAGATCTTCTACGGACTCTACTTCGGCATGACGGGCCTCCATGCGGTGCACATCATCGTGGGAATTATCGTGATTGCCGTCGTGATGTACCTGTGGTACAAGCGAGCCGCATCGGTGACTCAAGACTTCGTCTACACCGAGATGGTCGGTCTTTACTGGCACTTCGTCGACCTTGTCTGGATCTTCCTATTCCCGTTGTTCTACCTCCAGGCGCCGCCCATTCCCGGCCTCAAGTAA